A region of the Deltaproteobacteria bacterium genome:
GGGGATAATAATAGGCCAGGTGAAAAAATGAAAAAACAATCATCAAAATTGAATTGAACCTTATTGCCCCTCGCTGTCTGGGGCAATTCAGATAAAGATAATTTATTCCCCCCGCGCAAAGTAGACTGTAAAAGGGCAAAATGGTGAGCATGTAATAGAAATGTGCGGTGGGTTTGATCGCCCAAAATAAAAGCTGTAGGACAATTGGGACAAACAAGAGCCAAAAGACGACTCCCACTTTTTTGGAATAGAAAACCCCCAAAACCATAAAGACCAGGCTGCTCAACCAGAAGACAGGGTTGCCAAAGGCCAGCACCGCCCTGATGCGTTCTGCACCTTCATTAGCCAGCAGATACCAGATGGGTTTGTAACCAAACAGCCACTCATAGGGGCGTGAGGAAATAAAATCCACGCCTTCAAAAGATTGTAGGTAGGCAAAGGTGCTTCTAAGCTGGGCAATGAAGCTCCACGGGGAGTAATATCCCAACATAGCGTAGCTTCCCCAAAAAACAACAAGCACGGGGAGAAAAATCAAAAAAATAATTTGAAGTAAGCCAAAACGCTGCCGAAGCTTATCTTTTTTGAAGATAAAAAAATATATGGAATAACAAGCACTAAAGCATGAACCTTAATGGATATCGCTAAGCCTAGCAAAAAGCCAAGAACCAAAAAATCGCTACTTTTTATTTTATTTGTCTCTTTTTTGAAAATAACAAGAAACTTATAAAAAGAAATGCCGATAACTAAAGCAGAGTACATGTCCAGGGTGGCGAGCTTGCTGTGCAGAAAAAAAAGCGGGTCGAATGCTAAAAGAAGTATGGAGAAGCAGCATAAAATCAGGCTTTGATAAAGTTTGTAGCAGCAAAGGCCTAGAAAAATAAGACAGGACAGCGAGGCAAACGCAGAAAGGAATCTTGCACCCGAGGGAGTTTCACCAAAAACAAATAAAGAAACAGCAATCAGCTGTTTCCCTAAAACGGTTTGAGTCATGAAGTTGTAGTTCGGATAGGGCTGATGCAGAAAAGACATGGCAGAGGAAACATGGATCAGCTCATCCCAGTAAAGTGAAGGAACGTTTGCAATCTGGTTGCAAAGGACAAAGAAGTAGACAGCTAAAAAAACACCCAAAAAGATCTTTATTTTTTTACTCCCTTCCCTCATCATTACTAGCACGTATATGTGGCCCGGTTTAATCATTCAAGGAGATAGTCGATGAGATTACAAGCAAAACAAGGCAGAGACAAATCCTGGTATTTTTTGCCCTTCTTCGCCCTGGCCCTCGTTTTTATGTTCAGTGTGTTTATTAAACCTGCTGTTTCTAACATCACGGCAAATTGCTCCGGTGCCTCCGGGGGTGGTACCCGGTTAGCCGCTGGAAACACTTTCTGTAATAGCAGTAGATCTGACCCTTGCACCATTGAAGTCTGCTGTATGGGCACTAATACGACGACACTACCCTGTGTAGGTCATGTCGGATTTTGTCAACCAGAGAGAGCCGACGAACTTTGCGTAGCCCCGAAATGCTTCGATGCCAATTTCAACATAGACACTGAAACCTGTGAAACGACTTCTCTTAGCGCCACTAGCGGACCTTATCGAACTCGCCGATTATCAACTGTCCCTGCAGGAATCACTATAGACACCAGCACCGGAAGATGCAGAAGCAATGAGACGGGAGCGGCAGTGGCTGCAAATTGCACTTTTTGTGGAGATGGTGTGGTTCAAAATTTTCCTGGACAACCCGATGCCGAGGATTGCGATTTAGGAAACCAGAATGGTCTAGCGGGAAGTACCTGTGACAATAAATGCAAGATAGTCCCTGCGACAGCAATGCCGGTCTGTGGAAATGCCAGTTTTGAAAGAGGGCTCGTAGCCAGAGATGGAAGCACCTACGACGAAACCTGTGAGCTGGCCACGCTAACTTCTTCCTTTAGCAGTGCGGGAGGAGCAGTCCCTTCAGCAACATTAAGACCCTATTATTCTTTGTTACCGGCTAACACCTGCAGAGACACAAGCTCCAGCAAACCTTGCACCTTCTGTGGAGATGGCGTTGTGGACCATAGCGCAGGGGAGGAATGTGACAATGGTCCACTCAATGGAACGATAGGACGTGCAGCAGCAGGAGATTGCACCATGGATTGCAAAAAACCTTTTTGTGGAGATGGCTTAATTGATCGTCTCTCTGAAACTTGTGAATTCAGTACAACAGGGGCTGCCCTTGTTCCTTCTACAACTCCAGGCACAGCATTAACACCTTTAGCTTCTCCTTTAACTTGCCGAGCAAAAGGCACAATTGGCGAGTGTACTTATTGTGGCGATGGAATCAAGCAGGATACTCCTGGCCCGGATGGACAGCCTTTAGAAGAATGCGACAATGGTGCCAATAATGGCCATGTGGATGCCGCGGGGTACGGATGTACCGTCGATTGCAAGCCCATTGCTCCTACTCCGTCTCGTTGCGGAGATGGAAGTATTAACCAAGACAGTGAAACCTGTGACGGAACTACTGTGCGTTCAGTCAGCTACCCCTTACCCAGCCCAGATGCGTGCCGGCCTGCAGGCAGTGCATTCCCCTGTACCTATTGCGGAGACCATGTTTGGCAGCAAGGCCCTGGCGGAGAGGTTTGCGATGCCAGCGCCGCCCTGGGTGCAACGGGATGCGCCGCAGGTGAAAGTTGTGACAACTGTGCCCGCTGTGTCCCCATCCCAGCTGCCTGCGGAAATGGAAAGATAGAATCGGGTGAGGCCTGTGATAAAAATGCTTCGCCTACAGGTTGCGCCGCAGGAAGCTACTGTGACGATGCCTGTACTTGCAAACCCGTACTCGGTAAATGCGGAGATGGGATTTTGCAAAGCAATGAAGGCTGCGAGCCGCCTAATACCCGGCTCTGCGATGCAAGCTGCAATAATATTACTCCCGCGATCATTCTTCCCATTCCCGACAATGGACAGGGGCTAAGCCCCGATGGACTTAGGATTGAAGGAAGTGGTCGTTTATTTTCAGGGGGATGCAGCCTGTATTTGAATGCAATATCGGAAATAAACCTTGTCTCTTGCCTGCCCTACCTTGCTTCTTTGTTGGGCCTTGCTTTGATGAGAACGAGAAAAAAATAAAAGCCTGATCGTTATAAAATTTTCTCAATCCCCAAAACTTTATAATGTTCTATTTTTTCAAGCGGGAGGGGGGTTCCTGAGATTAAAGGGAAATAATAAACAAACAAAATGAAGCAGGCCAGGCTAAAGAGGATGGCATTCCATCTGAGGTATTCTTTTTTACCGGGGAATTCTTGCATTAAAAAATGTAGCACCTGGACAATTAAAAGAGAATAAAAGGGAAGCACCGTCAGCATGTAGTAAAGATGTGTGCTGGGCTTGAGTGACCAGAATAAAAATTGCAAAAGCACCATCGACAACAGGGCCCAAAACAGAGTTCCTATTTTTCTGAAAAAGAAAACCCCTACTAAAATAATCAGCTCCCCCCATATCCAGAACAGGTAGTTGCCGAAGGCCAGGATGATCTGAAAATGCTTATCCTCAGTTTCCTTCAGAAGATACAAAATGGGGTTTTGCACAAAAATCCATTCGTACCAGCGCGAAGTAACAGTGGAATGAGCCTTGAAGCTGCTCAAAAAAACTGCAATCCACTTCAAGTGCTCCCACATCTCACTCCAGCTATAACCAATCAGGCTATAAGAAAATCGGAAGATCACACAAAAAGGCAACAAAAGTCCCAGGCATAAATGGCAAAAGAGTTGCTTTTGGCCTGAGGCAAGTAATTTCCGGCCCAGCAGGTAAAGAAAGGGCAATCCCAGCACTGCAGCAACCGCTTTGATCGAAACCGCAATCCCCAAAAAACTGCCTAAGAGATAAAAATCGATCTTTTTAATATTTTTTTCATTTTTTTTGAAAATAAGAAGGAATTTATAGAGGGCTATGACGATAACTAAAGTAACAGAGATGTCGAGCGTGGCCAGACGACTGTGCACGTAAAAAAGAGGATCAAAAGCCAAGAGAAGTACCGAAAGAATAGACAATGTTAAATTTTGACAAAGGAGGGAGGCGCTCAAAAAAACAAAACTGAGACTTAGAGCCCCTGCAAGGGCAGAAAAAACACGGGCCCCCCGGGGATTGTCGCCAAAGATAGAAATAGAAAGGGCGATGAGTTCCTTGCCCAATGGAGGCTGAGTCATTTCTGCATAGGGTTTTTGATGCGCCAATATCGTTTGAGCCGATTTCACATGCAAAATTTCATCCCAATATAGGGTGGCAGGCTGTGTCAGATTCCAGGCGTAAAAGAAAAATGACAAAACAAATATAAAAGCAGCAAAAAGTTTAATACGCATAGAAAACACCTAGTAAAAAAAGTGGAAGATAGGTAACATTTAGTACGGCAATTTAACCTTGCTCAATCGTTATTAACTCAAACTGAGTTTTAACTCGGAGTATAAAAATGAAAATCTTACTCAAAAAAAATGGCAATCTGTTCTTATGGAGTGTCTTACCTGTTTTGATGCTTGTCGTTACTTTTCTGGGTGTCAATTTAACTTCTAGAAATGTGCTGCCTCGTACGGGGGGGTTCTGCAGCACTGATTATTATCTTGATGACTCAGTGAGCCTTTGGTCTTACGTGGATTATTTTCGCCTTTATTTTACTCCACCTGTCGCTGGCGCTACAAACAGCACTTTAACGGAACTCTGCCAAGTGGTTCGTATTTCCGATTCCGATTCCAGCACCTGCAACACTCAGGGCCAGGCCTGCCTAGACCACACCTCCGACACAGGGCCAAAAGACAATTGCAGGGTCATGGTCGAGTACTTAAGATGCAATGCGAGTCCTACCTCTATTGCCTCTGCTAGCCCTTACCCCAGTCTAACCGCCAATCGCAGCAGCACATGCATTCGTGAATACTGTTCTCAAAGTAACTGTGTGCAGTTAAACGACACAAGATATTCCTTTCTTCTGAGTCATACCTCACTTTCTTCAGCCACAGACACCACTAGCCCCGGCTGTTTTACTCCCCCACCGCCGCCTCCAGCACCAAGGTGTGGAAATGGAGTCTTTGAATCGTCGGAAACTTGTGAAATAAAACCCGACCCTCCACACGCCCAAATTATTCGAACCCCCAGTGGTGGAACAGACACCTTCCCTCCTTCGCTTATAGCGGCAGGAATCCAATGTCGCCCCCCTGCTACAACCTCTCCCTGCACCTATTGTGGGGATGGGGTACTTGATGATGCTGCCGGAGAACTCTGTGATGACGGCCCGCTCAACGGAACCGATCGAAGCCCCCATCATTGTACTATAGACTGTAAAATAACAGCGCAAGTCACCTCTTACGTCAACACCTGTGGAGACAGCATTATTGCGGGGGATGAGACCTGCGAATTTAAAGATTCTACCGACCCCTGTGGAACTCCCCCAACAAGGGGAACAACTGTAACCCTCCCGGGTGGATCTATTCGTTGTCATGAGAATTATAATAGTCACGTACTCTTGGCCCCCGGAGTCTGTCGTGCCGCTTCAACTAGCGGTGCCTGTACTTATTGCGGGGATGGTATTACACAAATTGGGCCTGATCTCACGCACCCATTAGAAGAATGCGATGAGGGCACAAGAATCAATGGAACTGTGGATCATTGCACCCAGGATTGTAAAAAGCCTGTTTGCGGAGATGGCCTCGTCAATCAAGGCTCGGAAACCTGTGATGGAACTAGTGTGGCGGATTCCTCGTCTCCCTTACCAAACCCAAGGGCTTGTCGGACTGCAAGCACTTCAAGCCCCTGCACTTATTGCGGGGATAGGGTACTACAAGATGGAGAAGATTGTGACAATGGCCCCCTTAATGGGACTGGCAACCCAAATCCCAGCACTAATATTGTGTGTTCAAATGACTGTAAGGTAGTTACTCCTCCTCCTCCTCCTCCTCCTCCTCCTCCTCCTACTACTCCTCCTCCTCCTCCTCCTCCTACTACTACTACTACTCCTACTACTACTACTACTACTACTACTACTCCTCCTCCTCCTCCTCCTCCTCCTCCTCCCCCCCGTTGTGGAGATGGAATCATTAATCAGGGCAGTGAAACCTGTGATAGCTCCGCAGGATCCACCGCGTTCCTCAGCCCTGGGTACCCTATGTTAAATCCAGCAGAAGGATGTAGAATGTCAATGTCTGGGGCCTTCCCCTGCACTTACTGCGGAGATCACGCTTGGCAACGAGGAGATGAAGTGTGCGACGGCAGTGCTGCCCCTAATGCAACGGGATGTGCCGCAGGCCAGAGTTGTGACAATTGCCGTCGCTGTGTTCCCATCCCTCCCACCTGCGGAAATGGAAATGTGGAAACCGGTGAGGCCTGTGATAATCGTGCTACGCCTACAGGCTGTGCAGATGGCACTTACTGCGATGCCGCCTGTACTTGTAAGCCCAATCCCACTACTCCCTCTCCCAAGTGTGGAAATAGCATTATAGAACTCGGTGAAGAATGCGACCCCCCCAGGGCTGGATTCTGTGGTGCAGATTGCAAGAATATTATCATCAACGTCCCCCCTATTACACAACAAACGTCAGTACCAACACCGCCACCAGCGGAGGTCCTCCAACTTCAAGGCAGTGGAGGATGTAACCTATACCTGGGTGATGTTTTAGGCATAAACACACTTTCTTTCCTCCCCTACTTTGCCTCGCTGTTGGGATTTGCCTTGTTGAGGAAGAGGAGAAAATAGCTTCCAATCAAGTCCAGATCTATATCAGATTTGCGTGATAATGCAGATTGTCCCGTATAATTCACATGTCAATATAGATTATCAGCTTGAGTTCCGCAGATTTTAAAAATAAAAACTGATTCAAACTCCTCTCTCCCTTCAGGGGAGAGAGCCAGAGAGAGGGTGATCCTGAGTGCACTCGAGGGGACCCCTCACCCTAACCCTCTCCCTCAAGGGGAGAGGGGAAATGCTTTCAGATAAGCATTTGCCAAGAATTAGCAAAAAAATGATTCTTAAAATCTGCGGAACTCAAGTTATCAGAAAAATAAATGAAGAAAATCTGCCATGCACACGCAACTTCTAGAGAGAGATGACGATAACTAGAGTGATAAGGATATCGAACGAGGCCAAAAACGGCAAAAAAGTTTGATCCGTGTGGAAAACACCTGGTAAAAAAAGTCGGAAAAGAAGATAAGCGGAGTTAAGGAGGCAGAGATGAAAATCTTACTCAAAAAAAATGGCAACCTGTTCTTATGGAGTGTCTTACCTGTTTTGATGCTCGTCTTTACTTTTCTGGGTATCGATTTAACTTCTAGAAATGTGCTGCCTCATACGGGCGATGCCTGTCATATTTATAATATGAATGATCCCGCGGTGAATAATTGGTTTATGATCGATTACTTTGCAGCCTATTTCGCTCCTCACACAAGTACTTTAACTGAACTTTGCCAAGTCGTTAATATCACTGACGATGCTACCTGCCAAGCTTTGGGCGCGAGTTGTTTACGCCATGAAAATCCTGGGGGGGATGCCCATTTTGTGCCGGATAACTGCAGGACTATGGGTCAATATTTAAGATGTAATGTGGGAAGTTCGGGTAGCACCCCACCCTCTACTCTTTTTCCCGATTTGACTGCCAATCGATCCGATCATTGTGTTCGAGAATACTGTGACAGTAGTAATTGTGTACAATTGAACAACCCCTCTTATTCTTTTTTTCTATCCAGCACCTCACTGGGTTCTGCCACAGACACCACTAGCCCCGGCTGTTTTACTCCACCGCCCCCTCCTCCTCCCCAAAGGTGTGGAAATGGAGCCCTTGAACCAACGGAGACTTGTGAAATAAAGCCCGACCCTCCACACACCCAAATTATTCGAACCCCCACGGGCACAGACATCTTTCCCCCTTCACTTATAGCTGCAGGA
Encoded here:
- a CDS encoding phospholipid carrier-dependent glycosyltransferase, yielding MMREGSKKIKIFLGVFLAVYFFVLCNQIANVPSLYWDELIHVSSAMSFLHQPYPNYNFMTQTVLGKQLIAVSLFVFGETPSGARFLSAFASLSCLIFLGLCCYKLYQSLILCCFSILLLAFDPLFFLHSKLATLDMYSALVIGISFYKFLVIFKKETNKIKSSDFLVLGFLLGLAISIKVHALVLVIPYIFLSSKKISFGSVLAYFKLFF
- a CDS encoding glycosyltransferase family 39 protein, which produces MRIKLFAAFIFVLSFFFYAWNLTQPATLYWDEILHVKSAQTILAHQKPYAEMTQPPLGKELIALSISIFGDNPRGARVFSALAGALSLSFVFLSASLLCQNLTLSILSVLLLAFDPLFYVHSRLATLDISVTLVIVIALYKFLLIFKKNEKNIKKIDFYLLGSFLGIAVSIKAVAAVLGLPFLYLLGRKLLASGQKQLFCHLCLGLLLPFCVIFRFSYSLIGYSWSEMWEHLKWIAVFLSSFKAHSTVTSRWYEWIFVQNPILYLLKETEDKHFQIILAFGNYLFWIWGELIILVGVFFFRKIGTLFWALLSMVLLQFLFWSLKPSTHLYYMLTVLPFYSLLIVQVLHFLMQEFPGKKEYLRWNAILFSLACFILFVYYFPLISGTPLPLEKIEHYKVLGIEKIL